The Prochlorococcus marinus CUG1416 genome has a segment encoding these proteins:
- a CDS encoding DUF3326 domain-containing protein: MEISPTIFIIPTGIGCEIGGFAGDALPTAKLLASASGCLITHPNVMNGGNLAEKEQNIFYVEGYSLDRLAKGEIALKIVKEQKIGIIFDSGIENEILVRHIQVADACVSTLGINVHSYVVTKQPLSIVIDSDSSKISGGIIENPDTLIDAGKCLIEKGVTAIAIVARFPDDSDSPETNIYREGKGVDPISGVEAVISHLISKFLKVPCAHAPALNPIELNENLDPRAAAEEIGYTFLPSVLIGLSNAPDIVELPNNNELISLHPNQIESIVVPNGALGGEAVLAGIEKGLNIISVKNQNTLKVTNEFYDYPNLFEVDNYLEAAGIILAIKKGINLRSIKRPLKKIQECFHPINNMK, from the coding sequence ATGGAAATTTCACCAACAATATTCATTATTCCAACTGGCATAGGTTGCGAGATTGGAGGTTTTGCTGGGGATGCACTTCCTACCGCCAAATTATTAGCATCGGCAAGTGGATGTTTAATTACTCATCCAAATGTTATGAATGGTGGGAATCTTGCTGAAAAAGAGCAAAATATTTTTTATGTTGAGGGTTATAGTTTAGATCGACTTGCTAAAGGAGAAATTGCTTTAAAAATTGTAAAGGAACAGAAAATTGGGATAATTTTTGATTCAGGCATTGAAAATGAAATATTAGTAAGACATATACAAGTTGCTGATGCGTGTGTTTCTACTTTAGGTATTAACGTTCATTCTTATGTGGTTACAAAACAACCTTTAAGCATAGTTATTGATTCTGACTCGTCAAAAATTAGTGGTGGCATAATTGAAAATCCTGATACTTTAATTGATGCTGGTAAATGTTTAATAGAAAAAGGAGTAACCGCAATAGCAATAGTGGCAAGGTTTCCTGATGATTCAGATTCTCCAGAAACAAATATTTATCGAGAGGGAAAAGGGGTTGATCCTATCTCTGGAGTTGAAGCGGTTATAAGTCATTTGATAAGCAAATTCTTAAAAGTTCCCTGTGCTCACGCACCCGCTTTAAATCCAATTGAGTTGAATGAAAATTTAGATCCTCGCGCTGCAGCAGAAGAGATAGGATATACCTTTTTACCATCAGTATTGATTGGTTTAAGCAATGCTCCTGACATTGTTGAATTACCTAATAATAATGAATTAATCTCATTACACCCTAATCAAATTGAATCTATTGTCGTTCCTAACGGGGCACTAGGAGGCGAAGCAGTACTAGCAGGGATTGAAAAAGGCTTAAATATTATCTCTGTAAAAAATCAAAATACATTAAAAGTGACGAATGAGTTTTATGATTATCCCAATCTTTTTGAAGTGGATAATTATTTAGAAGCTGCAGGTATAATTCTTGCTATCAAAAAAGGTATCAACCTTAGGTCAATTAAACGGCCTTTGAAAAAAATCCAAGAATGTTTTCATCCCATAAATAACATGAAGTAA
- a CDS encoding 2Fe-2S iron-sulfur cluster-binding protein, with translation MPEYNIKVQFEQKTFSFLCPEDQDVISAAKINGIDLPSSCCSGVCTSCAAIISEGSVKQEDAMGLNDDLREKGFALLCVAYPESDLHVVIGDQVEDDLYNDQFGKYQK, from the coding sequence ATGCCTGAATACAATATCAAGGTGCAATTTGAGCAAAAAACTTTTAGTTTTTTATGTCCTGAAGATCAAGATGTGATTTCAGCAGCAAAAATAAATGGAATAGATTTACCAAGTAGTTGTTGTTCAGGAGTTTGTACAAGTTGCGCAGCAATAATTTCAGAAGGATCTGTTAAGCAAGAAGATGCTATGGGATTAAATGATGATTTGAGAGAAAAGGGTTTTGCTCTGTTGTGTGTGGCATATCCAGAGTCAGATTTGCATGTTGTTATTGGTGATCAAGTTGAAGATGATTTATATAATGATCAATTTGGTAAATATCAAAAATGA
- a CDS encoding F0F1 ATP synthase subunit gamma encodes MANLKEIRDRIVSVKNTRKITEAMRLVAAAKVRRAQDQVLKSRPFADKLARVLENIQSRVQFESVDSPLLSKRDVKTISLVCITADRGLCGGYNTNIIKKVEIRYAELIKQGYEPNLILVGKKAIGYFQNRKDRYTIKSIFKELEQVPTAKDSEGITNEVLAEFLSENADRVEIIYTKFITLVSCAPVVQTLLPLDPQGIADENDEIFRLTTKDSKLLVEKSNIEKSDSEKLPSDIVFEQSPDQLLDSLLPLYLQNQVLRALQESAASELACRMTAMNNASDNAKELASSLNLTYNKARQAAITQEILEVVGGSAV; translated from the coding sequence ATGGCAAATCTTAAAGAAATTAGAGATCGAATTGTTTCTGTTAAAAACACACGAAAAATAACAGAAGCTATGAGATTAGTTGCAGCTGCAAAAGTTAGGAGGGCACAAGATCAAGTTCTTAAGAGTAGACCTTTCGCGGATAAACTTGCTCGAGTTTTAGAAAATATTCAATCTAGAGTTCAGTTTGAATCTGTAGATTCTCCTCTTTTATCAAAAAGAGATGTAAAAACAATTTCTTTGGTATGCATAACTGCTGATAGAGGATTATGTGGAGGATATAATACCAACATAATAAAGAAGGTAGAAATTAGGTATGCAGAGTTGATTAAACAAGGTTATGAACCAAATTTGATCTTAGTTGGGAAAAAGGCAATAGGTTACTTCCAAAATAGGAAAGATAGATACACAATTAAAAGCATATTTAAAGAGCTAGAACAGGTACCAACTGCAAAAGACTCTGAAGGAATAACTAATGAAGTGTTAGCTGAATTTTTATCCGAAAATGCTGATAGGGTAGAGATTATTTATACTAAATTCATCACTCTTGTAAGCTGTGCGCCAGTAGTCCAAACATTGTTGCCACTAGACCCTCAAGGTATTGCAGATGAAAATGATGAAATTTTTAGGTTAACAACTAAAGATAGTAAGTTACTCGTTGAAAAATCAAATATTGAAAAAAGTGATTCAGAGAAGTTGCCTTCAGATATTGTCTTTGAACAAAGTCCTGATCAATTATTAGATTCCCTATTACCACTATATTTACAGAATCAGGTACTCAGAGCTCTTCAAGAGTCGGCAGCTTCAGAGCTTGCATGTAGGATGACTGCCATGAATAATGCGAGTGATAATGCCAAAGAATTAGCAAGTAGCTTGAATCTAACCTATAACAAAGCTAGACAAGCTGCTATTACGCAAGAAATATTAGAAGTTGTAGGAGGTTCAGCAGTTTAG
- the atpA gene encoding F0F1 ATP synthase subunit alpha, which yields MVSIRPDEISSILKQQITDYDQSVSVSNVGTVLQIGDGIARIYGLDQVMAGELLEFEDGTEGIALNLEDDNVGAVLMGEALGVQEGSNVKSTGKIASVPVGEAMQGRVVNPLGQPIDGKGEIPTSDTRLIEEMAPGIIKRRSVHEPMQTGITSIDAMIPVGRGQRELIIGDRQTGKSAIAIDTIINQKGQDVVCVYVAIGQKSASVANVVEVLREKGALDYTIVVSAGASEAAALQYLAPYTGAAIAEHFMYQGKATLVIYDDLTKQAQAYRQMSLLLRRPPGREAYPGDVFYCHSRLLERAAKLSDDMGGGSMTALPIIETQAGDVSAYIPTNVISITDGQIFLSADLFNSGLRPAINVGISVSRVGGAAQTKAIKKIAGTLKLELAQFDELAAFSQFASDLDEATQQQLERGKRLRELLKQAQFSPLNLAEQVAVVYAGVKGLIDEVPVEDVTKFAAELREYLKLNKAEFIEEILKEKKLNDGLEATLKEVIKEVKSSMLATV from the coding sequence ATGGTATCTATACGACCTGACGAAATCAGTTCAATCTTAAAACAGCAAATAACTGATTATGACCAATCTGTAAGTGTTAGCAATGTAGGAACTGTTCTGCAAATAGGTGATGGCATTGCAAGAATATATGGCTTAGATCAGGTCATGGCTGGTGAGTTATTGGAATTTGAGGATGGTACCGAAGGTATAGCTTTAAACCTTGAAGATGATAATGTTGGAGCCGTTTTAATGGGTGAAGCACTGGGCGTTCAAGAAGGAAGTAATGTAAAATCTACTGGTAAAATAGCATCTGTTCCTGTTGGCGAGGCAATGCAAGGAAGAGTAGTTAATCCTCTAGGACAGCCAATAGATGGTAAGGGCGAAATTCCAACAAGTGATACGAGATTGATAGAGGAAATGGCTCCTGGGATTATCAAGAGAAGATCAGTACATGAACCAATGCAAACCGGCATAACGTCTATTGATGCAATGATTCCTGTGGGAAGAGGTCAAAGGGAACTTATAATTGGTGACAGACAAACTGGAAAGTCTGCAATTGCAATTGATACAATAATCAACCAAAAAGGTCAAGATGTCGTATGTGTTTATGTTGCTATTGGTCAGAAATCAGCTTCTGTAGCAAATGTGGTTGAGGTCTTAAGAGAAAAAGGAGCCCTTGATTATACGATTGTTGTTAGTGCAGGAGCATCTGAAGCCGCAGCTTTACAATACTTGGCTCCATATACTGGTGCTGCAATAGCTGAGCACTTTATGTACCAAGGTAAAGCAACACTAGTTATTTATGATGATTTAACTAAGCAAGCTCAAGCTTATAGACAAATGTCTCTCCTTTTGAGAAGGCCACCAGGAAGAGAAGCTTATCCTGGAGATGTTTTTTATTGTCATAGCAGATTACTTGAAAGGGCAGCAAAATTATCTGATGATATGGGCGGTGGTTCAATGACAGCATTACCAATTATTGAAACCCAAGCTGGTGATGTTTCTGCGTATATTCCAACAAATGTTATTTCAATTACTGATGGACAAATATTCTTGAGTGCAGATTTATTCAACTCAGGATTAAGACCAGCCATTAATGTAGGTATTTCAGTTAGCAGAGTTGGAGGAGCTGCTCAAACAAAGGCAATTAAGAAAATTGCTGGAACACTTAAATTAGAATTAGCTCAATTTGATGAATTAGCTGCATTTTCTCAATTCGCTTCTGATCTTGATGAGGCTACTCAACAACAACTAGAAAGAGGGAAAAGATTAAGAGAGTTACTAAAACAAGCACAATTCTCACCATTAAATCTTGCTGAACAAGTTGCAGTTGTGTATGCAGGGGTTAAAGGACTTATTGACGAAGTTCCAGTTGAAGACGTAACTAAGTTTGCTGCTGAACTTAGAGAATATCTTAAGTTGAATAAAGCAGAATTTATTGAGGAGATTCTTAAAGAGAAGAAATTAAATGATGGCTTAGAAGCAACACTCAAAGAGGTAATAAAAGAAGTTAAATCTTCAATGCTTGCCACAGTTTAA
- the atpH gene encoding ATP synthase F1 subunit delta — translation MPLLNSVTTPYAEALLQVVNENSQIEEMVLEVKELLELLNDSPELEKALSSPILETEAKKKIIIEIFSNKVNSSLLNFLKLLADRQRIGILTSILNRFLEIYRENSNIALATVTSAVELTDEQKGLITQKIVNIAGTEKLELVTKIDPSLIGGFVASVGSKVIDASLASQIRKLGLSLSK, via the coding sequence ATGCCACTTTTAAATTCAGTTACCACACCATATGCTGAGGCATTACTTCAAGTTGTAAATGAAAATTCGCAAATTGAAGAGATGGTTTTAGAGGTTAAAGAACTTCTAGAATTATTAAATGATTCCCCTGAATTGGAGAAGGCACTATCTTCGCCAATTTTAGAAACAGAAGCTAAGAAGAAAATCATTATTGAAATCTTTTCAAATAAGGTTAATTCTTCATTACTAAATTTCTTAAAATTATTGGCTGATAGGCAAAGAATTGGAATTCTTACATCTATTCTTAATAGATTTTTAGAGATTTACCGAGAAAATAGTAATATTGCTTTAGCAACTGTTACTTCTGCAGTCGAGCTTACTGATGAACAGAAAGGTTTAATTACCCAAAAGATCGTCAATATCGCTGGAACTGAAAAATTAGAACTTGTAACTAAAATCGACCCATCGCTTATTGGTGGTTTCGTCGCAAGTGTAGGATCTAAAGTAATTGATGCTTCTCTTGCTTCACAAATTAGAAAACTTGGTTTGTCACTATCCAAGTAA
- a CDS encoding F0F1 ATP synthase subunit B, whose product MNLTLLATEGFGLNLNLFETNILNWAVVVFGLYKFLPGFLGKMLQKRREGILLELKDAEDRLMNATKALEKAKKDLSSAEEKASKIKADSLKRSESIRMESEKKAIEEMAQIKQSAISDESSEASRAISQLRKEAVELAIKKALDSLPNRLDSATQENLVTQSINNIEVN is encoded by the coding sequence ATGAATTTAACTCTTTTAGCTACAGAAGGTTTTGGATTAAATTTGAATTTATTCGAAACTAATATCCTTAATTGGGCTGTAGTGGTCTTTGGCCTTTATAAATTTTTGCCTGGTTTTCTAGGTAAAATGCTTCAAAAAAGAAGAGAAGGAATTCTTCTTGAATTAAAAGATGCTGAAGATCGACTCATGAATGCTACTAAAGCTCTAGAGAAGGCAAAGAAAGACTTATCTTCAGCAGAAGAGAAAGCTAGTAAAATTAAAGCAGATTCCCTTAAAAGATCTGAATCAATCAGAATGGAAAGTGAGAAAAAAGCAATTGAAGAGATGGCACAAATTAAACAAAGTGCAATCTCTGATGAAAGCTCTGAAGCATCCAGAGCAATTTCTCAACTTCGAAAAGAGGCTGTTGAACTGGCAATTAAAAAAGCTTTAGATTCTCTCCCAAATCGACTTGATTCAGCAACACAAGAAAATTTGGTAACTCAATCAATTAACAATATTGAGGTGAATTAA
- a CDS encoding F0F1 ATP synthase subunit B' → MLAFNFFGATEGGLFDINATLPLMAIQVVALTYILNSLFFKPVGNVVEKREKFVSNNIIEAKNKLSEVKKLEADLLTQLQSARSEAQRIVSEAENESDKLYKEALELANNEANASKEKARLEIESQTSAARDQLSKQADDLSELIVNRLILKK, encoded by the coding sequence ATGTTGGCCTTTAATTTTTTTGGTGCTACAGAAGGTGGATTATTTGATATAAATGCCACTTTGCCACTAATGGCGATCCAAGTAGTTGCTCTTACATATATATTAAATTCTCTCTTTTTTAAGCCAGTTGGCAATGTTGTTGAAAAAAGAGAAAAGTTTGTAAGTAACAACATTATTGAGGCCAAAAATAAACTTTCAGAGGTTAAAAAATTAGAAGCTGATTTATTAACTCAGCTTCAAAGTGCTCGTTCTGAAGCCCAAAGAATTGTGAGCGAAGCCGAGAATGAGTCTGACAAGCTTTATAAAGAAGCACTAGAACTTGCTAACAATGAAGCAAATGCTTCAAAAGAAAAAGCAAGACTAGAAATTGAAAGTCAGACATCTGCTGCTCGTGATCAACTTTCTAAACAAGCTGATGATTTAAGCGAACTTATTGTTAATAGATTGATTCTAAAAAAATGA
- the atpE gene encoding ATP synthase F0 subunit C, whose translation MDSITSAASVVAAGLAVGLGAIGPGLGQGNAAQGAVEGIARQPEAEGKIRGTLLLSFAFMESLTIYGLVVALVLLFANPFS comes from the coding sequence ATGGATTCGATTACTTCCGCTGCATCAGTTGTAGCTGCTGGTTTAGCAGTTGGCCTAGGTGCTATTGGCCCAGGTCTTGGACAAGGTAACGCAGCTCAAGGCGCTGTTGAGGGTATAGCCCGTCAACCAGAAGCTGAAGGTAAAATCAGAGGAACTCTTCTTTTATCATTCGCTTTCATGGAGTCATTAACAATCTATGGATTAGTTGTGGCTTTAGTACTACTTTTTGCGAATCCTTTTTCCTAA
- the atpB gene encoding F0F1 ATP synthase subunit A has protein sequence MLFNSLLTNFAALEVGQHLYWQIGNIRLHGQVFLTSWILLGALLVFISLGTKKMENDPKGLQNLLEFLWDYIRDLARTQIGEKVYRDWMPFIGTLFLFVFVSNWGGALIPWRLIKLPSGELGAPTADINTTIALALLVSLSYFYAGLSNKGWRYFEYYVHPTPIMLPFKILEDFTKPLSLSFRLFGNILADELVVGVLVFLVPLILPIPVMFLGLFTSAIQALIFATLAAYYIGEAVEEHH, from the coding sequence ATGTTATTTAATTCCTTGCTAACAAATTTTGCAGCATTAGAAGTTGGTCAACATCTTTATTGGCAAATTGGAAATATCAGACTTCATGGGCAGGTATTTTTGACATCTTGGATTTTATTAGGAGCGTTATTAGTTTTTATTTCTTTAGGAACTAAAAAAATGGAAAATGATCCTAAAGGGCTTCAAAACTTGCTTGAGTTTCTTTGGGATTACATAAGAGATCTTGCTAGGACTCAAATAGGTGAAAAAGTCTATAGAGATTGGATGCCATTCATAGGTACTTTATTTTTATTTGTATTTGTAAGCAATTGGGGAGGTGCTTTAATTCCTTGGAGATTGATTAAGTTACCCAGTGGAGAGTTGGGAGCACCTACCGCAGATATCAATACAACAATAGCCTTGGCTCTATTAGTTTCACTATCTTATTTCTATGCAGGTTTAAGTAATAAGGGTTGGAGATACTTCGAATACTATGTTCACCCAACTCCGATAATGCTTCCTTTTAAAATTCTAGAGGACTTTACTAAACCTTTATCACTATCTTTCAGGCTTTTCGGAAATATTTTGGCTGATGAACTTGTTGTTGGTGTTTTAGTCTTTTTAGTACCTCTAATTCTACCAATACCAGTTATGTTTCTAGGATTGTTTACTAGTGCAATTCAGGCATTGATTTTTGCAACCCTAGCGGCCTACTACATTGGAGAAGCTGTTGAAGAACATCATTAG
- a CDS encoding FtsW/RodA/SpoVE family cell cycle protein: MEISQEKIKYKRISKRKKNISSNYKKNPNNLRESIFPLPWTIWPYEAKILIIIIGIWSILGICILGSSSWWVASREMGNWAYFFKKQIIWTIPGIGLFYFVLNTNIRNLLKFSRIIFYVLFFLIFLTNITGITVNGSSRWLVIGNLRLQPSELIKPFLILEASNLFAHWNLIKNDKKLISIFSFGLLIFLILKQPNLSTASLTGILFWVMGLCGGVKLSSLCSFASLGFITGCISILNNEYQKLRVTSFINPWEDQQESGFQLVQSLLAIGSGGLFGQGFGLSIQKLQYLPFMYTDFIFAIFAEEFGLLGCTLFLGFLAVFSYISLRIALKCRNNYTKLVAIGCGVLLTGQSIMHIAVATGSMPTTGLPLPFISYGGNSLIASFFIAGMLLRCSLESTGFIGIISSRKTLN, from the coding sequence TTGGAGATAAGTCAAGAAAAAATTAAATATAAAAGAATTTCTAAAAGAAAAAAAAACATTAGTTCAAATTACAAAAAGAATCCAAACAATTTAAGAGAATCAATATTTCCTTTACCTTGGACGATATGGCCTTATGAGGCAAAAATCCTCATAATCATTATTGGAATTTGGTCAATACTAGGAATATGTATTCTAGGATCATCAAGTTGGTGGGTTGCTAGTAGGGAAATGGGAAACTGGGCTTACTTTTTTAAAAAACAAATTATTTGGACAATTCCAGGCATTGGTCTATTTTATTTCGTTCTTAATACAAACATCAGAAATCTTTTGAAATTTTCAAGGATTATTTTTTATGTTTTATTCTTTTTAATTTTCCTAACTAATATTACTGGAATTACAGTAAATGGATCTTCAAGATGGTTAGTAATAGGAAATTTACGATTGCAACCATCTGAATTAATAAAACCTTTTCTAATTCTTGAGGCTTCTAACCTTTTCGCTCATTGGAATCTGATTAAGAATGATAAAAAATTAATTTCAATATTCTCTTTTGGATTATTAATTTTTTTAATACTAAAGCAGCCTAATTTAAGTACTGCATCATTAACTGGAATTCTTTTTTGGGTAATGGGTTTATGTGGAGGTGTAAAACTAAGTTCGCTCTGCTCATTTGCCTCATTAGGATTTATTACTGGATGTATTAGTATCCTCAATAACGAATATCAAAAACTTAGAGTTACTTCATTTATTAATCCTTGGGAAGATCAACAGGAAAGTGGATTTCAATTGGTTCAAAGTTTATTAGCCATAGGTTCAGGTGGTTTATTTGGTCAAGGTTTTGGCTTGTCTATACAAAAATTACAGTACCTACCTTTTATGTACACAGATTTTATTTTTGCCATTTTTGCTGAAGAATTTGGTTTGTTAGGGTGTACTTTATTCCTAGGTTTTCTAGCAGTTTTCTCTTATATAAGTTTAAGAATTGCTCTTAAGTGCAGGAATAATTATACAAAATTAGTTGCTATCGGATGTGGTGTATTGTTAACAGGTCAATCAATAATGCATATCGCTGTAGCAACAGGTTCAATGCCTACAACCGGCTTACCATTACCTTTTATTAGTTATGGTGGTAATTCATTAATCGCATCTTTTTTTATTGCAGGAATGTTATTGAGATGTTCATTAGAATCAACAGGATTTATAGGTATTATTAGTTCACGAAAGACTCTTAATTAG
- a CDS encoding cytochrome c biogenesis CcdA family protein → MQNGLNNPGPFTIFLVFSAGLLTSLGPCSLSLLPITIAYIGGTEKNQFKLISFSGGVVFSLVILGAASGFLGKIYGQIPSYYTSVVALIAIIMGLNLLGILKFQLPNGPDLKIIEDKIPTFIAPFAIGTTFGLASSPCITPVLATLLAWVSQAKNPTISIIFLFFFGIGQVTPLIVAGATAENLKQFLALRKFSQIIPTLSGIFLVSLGLLNLISNWI, encoded by the coding sequence ATGCAGAATGGCCTTAATAATCCTGGCCCATTTACTATATTTTTGGTTTTCAGCGCAGGACTTTTAACGAGTCTTGGCCCATGCTCATTATCATTACTACCAATCACTATTGCTTATATAGGAGGAACAGAGAAAAATCAATTTAAACTTATTAGTTTTTCAGGAGGGGTTGTTTTTTCACTCGTTATATTAGGAGCTGCTAGTGGATTTTTAGGAAAGATATACGGGCAAATCCCATCTTATTACACTTCGGTCGTTGCCTTGATAGCAATAATAATGGGTTTAAATTTATTAGGAATTCTAAAGTTTCAGTTACCTAATGGACCTGATTTAAAAATAATTGAAGATAAAATACCAACATTTATAGCTCCTTTTGCAATAGGAACTACTTTTGGACTAGCCTCTTCACCTTGTATTACTCCAGTTTTAGCAACCCTTCTAGCTTGGGTATCGCAAGCTAAAAATCCAACAATATCTATTATTTTTTTATTTTTCTTTGGGATAGGCCAAGTAACCCCATTAATCGTTGCAGGAGCTACTGCAGAAAACTTAAAACAATTTTTAGCGCTTAGAAAATTTAGTCAAATAATTCCGACTTTAAGTGGGATATTTTTAGTTTCCCTAGGGTTATTAAATTTAATATCAAATTGGATTTAA
- a CDS encoding cytochrome c biogenesis protein ResB — protein sequence MIIFKNLILKISSLRFAISLIIFIAITSGIGTFIPQGSSNKFYIDNFDSAPIFGFLDGEKVLKLQLDHIYTSFWFLFTLILLCISLAACSFRRQIPSLKASLKWIEYKSEKKFSQLQLTTSQQINQDGEHISKVDLLLKKRGWKTYKFKSHISARRGLIGKIGPLVVHIGLIVLLIGSAYGSFTSQSKEQYLLPGETLDLVNESTNSKANVKLVDFSIERESDGVPKQFISKLNFSSEDLNLNEIKTTKVNHPIRFKGLTIYQADWAISNVVLEIDNILYQLQLKEIPEIGNQVWGVLIELGSETKKNFLLTIDNENGPLKISNIENFSGNNFYINDNPLEVNSSKVSLKKIIPSSGLIIKNDPSIPFIYFSFILIIFGTIISLIPTNQLWILVNKESQKLSIGGLSNKNLVGFKKEFLKLSEEIKKI from the coding sequence ATGATTATTTTTAAGAATCTAATATTAAAAATATCAAGTTTAAGATTCGCCATATCACTGATAATCTTCATAGCTATTACAAGCGGCATAGGTACTTTTATACCTCAAGGTAGTAGTAATAAATTTTATATTGATAATTTCGATAGTGCTCCCATTTTTGGATTTTTAGATGGAGAAAAAGTCTTAAAACTTCAATTGGATCATATATATACAAGCTTTTGGTTTTTATTTACATTAATTCTTCTTTGCATTTCTCTAGCAGCTTGTAGTTTCAGGAGGCAAATCCCTTCATTAAAAGCTTCATTAAAATGGATTGAATACAAGAGCGAAAAAAAATTTAGCCAACTGCAACTAACTACGAGTCAGCAAATCAATCAAGATGGAGAACATATTTCAAAAGTAGATTTATTACTTAAAAAAAGAGGATGGAAAACATACAAATTTAAAAGTCATATTTCTGCAAGAAGGGGTTTAATTGGAAAAATCGGTCCTTTAGTTGTACATATCGGATTAATAGTCTTACTTATAGGCTCAGCATATGGAAGTTTTACAAGTCAATCAAAAGAACAATATTTACTGCCTGGAGAAACTTTGGATCTTGTTAATGAGAGCACAAACTCAAAAGCCAATGTAAAATTAGTCGATTTTTCTATAGAACGAGAAAGTGATGGTGTACCCAAACAGTTTATTTCAAAATTAAATTTTTCTTCTGAAGATCTAAATCTAAATGAAATAAAAACCACCAAAGTTAATCACCCAATCAGGTTTAAAGGATTAACTATTTATCAAGCAGATTGGGCGATATCAAATGTTGTTTTAGAAATAGATAATATCCTTTATCAATTACAATTAAAGGAGATTCCCGAAATCGGTAATCAAGTTTGGGGAGTTTTAATTGAATTAGGATCGGAGACTAAAAAAAATTTCCTTTTAACAATAGATAATGAAAATGGTCCACTTAAAATTTCTAATATAGAAAATTTTTCCGGGAATAATTTCTATATCAATGATAATCCTTTAGAAGTTAATTCTTCAAAAGTATCTCTGAAAAAAATAATCCCAAGCAGTGGTTTAATAATTAAAAATGATCCGTCTATACCATTTATTTACTTTTCTTTTATTTTAATAATTTTTGGAACAATAATAAGTCTTATACCAACTAACCAATTATGGATTCTGGTAAATAAAGAATCACAAAAGTTATCTATTGGAGGCCTTAGCAATAAAAATCTAGTTGGTTTTAAAAAAGAATTTCTTAAATTATCAGAAGAAATTAAAAAAATTTAA
- the queF gene encoding preQ(1) synthase: protein MSTAKLDDSTQRPLYGERIIEESKIICFENPNKKRIYEISIQLPEFTCKCPFSGYPDFAKLNIIYQPNLRVYELKSLKLYINSFRDVKISHEEVVNRIMDDLLIAGSPHWIHLNAAFNPRGNVSMQLDIFSGQKRN, encoded by the coding sequence ATGAGTACAGCTAAATTAGATGATTCGACACAAAGACCACTATACGGTGAAAGAATTATTGAAGAATCAAAAATAATTTGTTTCGAGAATCCAAATAAGAAAAGAATTTATGAAATTTCTATCCAGTTACCTGAATTCACATGTAAGTGCCCCTTTTCTGGTTATCCAGATTTTGCAAAGCTAAATATTATTTATCAACCTAATTTGAGAGTCTATGAGTTGAAGTCTTTAAAGCTTTATATTAATTCTTTCAGAGATGTGAAAATATCGCACGAGGAAGTTGTTAATAGAATTATGGATGATTTATTGATTGCAGGCTCACCGCACTGGATACATTTAAATGCTGCATTTAACCCCAGAGGTAATGTTTCTATGCAGTTAGATATTTTTAGTGGACAGAAAAGAAATTAA
- a CDS encoding P-II family nitrogen regulator translates to MKKIEAIIRPFKLEDVKIALVNSGIVGMTVSEVRGFGRQKGQVERYRGSEFTVEFLQKLKVEVVVEDEKVNSVIDAIAEAAKTGEIGDGKIFITSIDSVVRIRTGDKDEEAL, encoded by the coding sequence ATGAAGAAAATTGAGGCGATCATACGTCCATTTAAACTGGAGGATGTAAAAATTGCATTAGTAAACTCTGGCATTGTTGGAATGACAGTTAGTGAAGTAAGAGGTTTTGGAAGGCAAAAAGGACAAGTTGAAAGATATAGAGGATCCGAATTTACTGTTGAATTCCTTCAAAAACTCAAAGTAGAAGTTGTCGTAGAAGATGAAAAAGTCAATTCAGTTATAGATGCAATTGCTGAAGCAGCAAAAACTGGAGAAATCGGGGACGGAAAAATATTCATCACATCAATTGATTCTGTTGTGAGAATTAGAACTGGCGACAAAGATGAAGAAGCTCTCTAA